A stretch of DNA from Leptospira barantonii:
TGTTTCTTCCCGGCGCGGGTTGGGTGGGAATGGATCCTACTTCCGGACTTCTTACCGGAGAAGGTCATATACCGTTAGCCGCAACACCGGAGCCGATGAGCGCGGCGCCTATCTTCGGTTATGCGGACCCCGCGAAAACCGAGTTCGAGTTTCGAATGGAAGTGGAAAGAATCCAAGAAAGTCCTCGGGTCACCCTTCCGTATTCGGAAACAAGATGGAACGATATCGTAAGAAGGGGTAAGGCGCTTGATCATAAGATCAAAGACTTGGGTTTGTCTCTTTCGATCGGGGGAGAACCCACTTTCATCTCGGACACGGATCGTCAAAGTCCGGAATGGAATCACGAGGCGCTCGGCGAGGACAAATTCGAACTTTCAAAAAGTTTAATGTATAAGTTGAAGAACGAATTTACTTCCGGTTCTTTTCTGCAATTCTCGCAAGGAAAATGGTATCCCGGAGAACCTCTTCCCCGTTGGAGTATCGGTTGTCTTTGGAGAAAGGACGGGGTGGATCTTTGGAAAGATTCTTCTCTTTTGACGGACAGTCCGCAGTCCGCGGAGGTTCGGTCTTCCACAGAGAAGTTGGATCCGCATAAAGCTTCGGAAACGCTTGCATGTGCGATTTGCAGAAGTCTCGGCATCGATCTTTCGTATATGGTTCCGATGTATGAGGACAATCTTTATTATCTTTGGAAAGAGGGGAATCTTCCCTTTGAGATGGAGAAAAAACTTTCCACAGCCTTTGACACTCTGGAACGTCAGCGCCTTTTGAAACTTCTGGACAAAGGTTTTAAAAAGGAAGTAGCATTCGGTATTCCGGTATATTATAATTATGTAAAGAAAGAATGGGAAAGTTCGGTTTGGCATTTTAAAAGGGAAAAACTTTTTTTGATTCCGGGCGATTCTCCGGCGGGTTTTAGAATTCCGTTTTCATCGATCAGCGATCGTTTCAGAGAGGCTCCTTACTTCACTTCGATCGAAAAAAAAGAAGCCCTTCCTTCGAGAAAAACTTTGGACGAAAAAATTCGTAAAAGAATCGATTCTCCCTCGAAGACCTTCGGTGAAAAAGAACTTCCGATTCAATCCACGATCGTAGTCGAGGTTCGGGACGGAATTCTGCACGTATTTCTTCCGCCGGTTCCTTCCGCGGAAGTTTGGGTTGAGTTGATCGCAAGCGTAGAACAAGCGGTTCTCGCTTCGGGGCTCAAGGTTCGGATCGAAGGATACGAATCCGGGATGGACGAACGAATCGGACAATTCAAGATTACTCCCGATCCGGGTGTGATCGAAGTCAATCTGCACCCGTCCACTTCCTTTGCAGAGTTGGAAAACAAAACGAGAATTCTGTATGAAAAGGCGATCGAAACAAAACTCAGCACCGAAAAGTTTCAGATAGACGGAAGAGCTTCCGGAACGGGCGGAGGAAATCACATCACGTTAGGCGCTCTTGTTGCGGAAGAAAGTCCTTTTTTAAAACGACCGGATCTATTAAGAAGTTTTGCGACGTATTGGCAACACCATCCTTCCTTGTCTTATCTTTTTTCGGGGCTTTTTATCGGAACCACTTCCCAATCTCCTCGTATGGACGAAGGAAGGGAAGAATCTTTGTATGAATTCGAAATCGCCTGCAGTCAAGTCGATCATTTGGAAAGTGTTCCGCCTTGGCTTGTGGACCGTCTTTTTCGAAATCTTCTCGTGGACATCACGGGCAACACACATCGTTCCGAAATCTCCATCGATAAACTCTATTCACCCGCCGGATCGACCGGACGTTTGGGGCTCGTGGAATTCAGGGCTTTCGAGATGCCTCCTCATTACAAGATGAGTGTTCTGCAACAAATGTTCGTCTTATCCTTATTGTGCAGATTTTGGGAAGAACCTTACAGGCATCCTCCGATCCGAAGAGGAACGGAACTTCACGACAAATACCTTCTTCCTTTCTACGTTTGGGAGGATTTTAAGGACGTGCTGAAGGATTTGAATTCCAACGGTTATCCTTTTTACGAGGAAGACTTTATTCCATTTTTTGAATTTAGATTTCCTGAATATGGTCACGTTCTAAAGGATCAGATCCGTCTCGAGTTGAGAATGGCCTTGGAACCTTGGGACGTTCTCGGAGAAGAAGCGAACTCGTTCGGAACTTCTCGTGCGGTCGATTCCGCATTGGAAAGAATTCAAGTAAAAGTCGAAGGATGGACGCAGGGAAGATACGTTCTTTCCTGCAACGGCTACGAGGTTCCTTTGCGGTCGACGGGAAAAAACGGAGAAGCGGTCGCCGGTGTTCGTTATAAGGCTTGGTCGCCCGTTTTTACGTTACATCCGAATCTTCCGATCACGAATCCTCTCGTTTTCGATCTTTGGGATTCTTGGAGTGGAAGATCGATCGGCGGTTGTAAGTATTACGTTTCTCATCCCGGGGGAAGATCGTATGATACGTTCCCGGTGAATTCGTTCGAAGCGGAGAGCCGAAGAATCAATCGATTTATCGATCAAGGTCATACGGCCGGATCGACGACCGCTCCGAAGAGTTTGTCGCATCCCCATTCTCCGTTTACCTTAGATCTGCGTTTGGCGCCGGGGCCCGGTTGGAAAAAAAAGTCTCCGTAAAGAATCGCCAAAATCTACGGACATTGAATCATGGTTCAGAATTTTATGGTCAACCCATCCAACGCCAGATTGAACTTGCGGGAAGGATACAGTCCGATTCCGTCCGTTTACGACGAGCTCTACGACGGAGAGGGTAAACTCAGGCCCAAATACGAATTTTTAATCAATTCCCTCGAATCGTTAAGCGAAGAGGAATTAAACCGAAGAAAGAGGGACTCTCTTCGTATCCTTCAGGAAAACGGTGTGACATACAACGTGTACGAGGAACCGGGCGCGGTGGAGCGGCTTTGGTCCTTGGATCTTTTTCCCGTTTTGATGGAAAGCAAAGAATGGGAGGAAGTGGAACGCGGTCTCATTCAAAGAGCGGAACTTCTCGACGCGATCTTTAAGGACGTTTACGGTCCGAGAAAACTTCTGTATGATAAAAAAATTCCTCCCGAAATTCTTTTCAGTTCTCTCGATTTTTTAAGACAGTGCAACGGATTCGGTCATTCCACGATCAACGAGCTTTGTTTTATGGCGTCCGATCTTGCGAGACAAGAAGACGGAAGTTTCGTAGTAATCGGAGATCGAATTCAAGCTCCGAGCGGTTCGGGTTATTCGCTGGAGAATCGAATCGTTCTTTCGAGAATTTTTCCTTCCATCTATCGAGATTCTCAAGTGCATCGTGTTGCCTTGTATTTTCGTTCTTTAAGAAAGGCTCTTCAATCCCAATCCAAGATTCAAGACCGTGAACCGGTCATCGTTCTTTTAACGCCGGGCGCGGGAAACGAAACTTACTTCGAACACGCATATCTCGCCGGTTATCTCGGTTTTACTTTGGCTCAAGCCGAAGACTTAACGGTGAGAAATAATTTCGTATTCATCAAAACGGTGGAAGGTCTTCAACAAGTAGACGTGATCTTTCGAAGAGTCGTCGATTCTTATATGGATCCTCTCGAACTTAAAGGGGATTCTCTTTTGGGTGTACCAGGAATTTTGAATGTGATTCGGGAAGGAAACGTAAGGGTCGCCAATCCGGTCGGCTCCGGTTTTCTGGAGAATCGTGCGATTCATCCTTTCCTTTCCTCCCTTTGCAGATATTATCTTTCCGAAGATCTGATTTTGCCTAACGTAAGAACTTTGTGGATGGGAAATCCGGAATCCATGAAAGAAGTTTTTGATCGGCCCGATCGTTTCGTTTTTAAAAGAGCGGTTCGAGATCCGTTGGAACCGGGTGTTTTTCTTTCGTCCTTGCCGAAGAACGAAATCGAAGAGATCCGAAAAAAAACGATTCTTCATCCTGAAAGATACGTGGCTCAGGAAATCGTAAACGGTTCCACTTGTCCGGTTCTTTCGGGAGGTCGTTTGATCCAAGGCCGTTCGGTATTTCGAGCGTTTACCACACTTTCCGAAAACGGTTATATGACGATGCCGGGCGGTTTGGTTCGAGTTACCGAAAACGTGGAAGACCTGATCGTAACAAATCAAACCGGAGCGATTTCGAAAGACCTTTGGGTTCTCGCTTCCGAAGAGAAAAAGGATCTCACACTTCTTCCCGGTAAAACGGAAAGAATGCAGATCAAACGTTCGGGCGCGAGTATTCCGAGTCGGGTCGCGGACAATATGTTCTGGATGGGACGTTATGCGGAACGTTCGGAGAACCAAGCGAGATTGTTACGCGAAGTGATCCTGAAGATGATTCACATGGAAGAATCGTACGAAAAGGAACAGGTTCAACTTCTTCTTCAAACGGTGACTCATGTGACCGCGACGTATCCCGGATTTTTACAACTCAATCTGGACGATCCTTTACGCGGAGCCAAAGAGCAGATGTTCGCTCAGGTTTTTTCTCACGATGTCGCGGGGAGCATTCAGTCGGATCTGAATTCTTTCGTACGGTCTTCGAAATCGGTTCGGGATCGATTGTCGGAGGATATGAGATATATTCTTTCCACGATCGAAACCGAAAACACGGGAAAACTTCAGTCTTACGATGAAGTATTAGAATATTTGATTCTTCTAATAACCAGACTTGCCTCTCTTTCCGGTTTGGGAATCGAAAGTATGTCCCGGGAAACCGGCTGGTATTTTATGAATATGGGTAAAAGAATCGAACGTGCGTCTTATACGATTCGCCTCGTCACTTCGGTTTTGAATCTTTCCACTCTCTATAACAAAAGTATGTTCGAAGTTTTGTTGAACATCAACGATATTAAGATCACGTATAGAAGACGATACAGATATAGAATCGAGGCCGAGTCCGTTTTGGATATTCTTCTGTTCGACGAAACGAACCCTAGGTCCTTGGCGTATCAACTTCGTAAGATGAGCGATTACGTTTCTTATCTTCCTCATTCCGAAAAGGAAGAGGCGACCGCGGAGGAAAGAATCGTCTCCGAAGTAAGAAATCGTTTTATCCAAGAAGACGCAAAAAGACTTTTCGAATACGTCAATCCTTCCTTGAGCATCGTTCGTTGGTTGAACGATATCAACTATCAAATCGCTTCCTTGTCGGAATCGATCGGCTCCCGATATTTCCGGTATGTCGAAGAACAGATTCAACTCGGAGATTACAATGGCTGAATATACGGTGAAACACGTTACGCGATACAGCTATCAGGAAGAGGTTTCGCATTGTCACAATCTTGCGCATATGTGTCCCGTAACGAATCGTCATCAGGATTGTAGCGATCTTAAACTGCGTGTTCTACCCGGTCCTTCCGTTTCCGGTTATCGAAAAGATTATTTCGGCAATTTGGTTTATTCTTTTTCGGTGGAAGATTCTCATCAGTCCTTGGAGATCGTTTCGGAAAGTAAGGTGACGACCCACCCGGTGGACTATGGAGATTTGAATCATTCTCCCAAGGTTTCCGAAATTCCGGTTCTTCTGAAATCCTCTCATTCCAAAGAGGATTTGGAAGCCTTGGAATATGTTGCCGATTCCGCTTTTGTGAGCACGGGTTCATTGTTCGAGAATTTCGCTTTGGAAATGTTGGACACGCAAAAACCGCTTTTACAGGCTGTCTCCGATTATACTTTAAAATTCTTTAATACGTTTGAGTTTAAATCCGGAGCGACCACGATCCACACTCCACCGGCACAGGTTTTAAAAAACAAGAAGGGTGTTTGTCAGGATTTCACTCATCTTTCGATCGCGGCTTTGAGAAGTCTGGGAATCCCTTGCAGATACGTTTCCGGTTATATCGAAACCTTTCCTCCTCCGGGTCAGAAAAAACTGCAGGGTTCGGACGCGTCTCACGCTTGGTTTTCGGTTTATTCTCCCGGAATCGGTTGGGTGGATTACGATCCTACAAACGGTAAAATGTTAAGCGAAGAATATATTTTCACCTCGGTCGGTCGAGACTTTGCGGACGTATCTCCACTCAAAGGAATTTTGTTCGGCGGCGGCAAACATAAACTCAAGGTGGAAGTGGACGTGATTCGGGGATAGGCGGGTTCGCGAAATAAGGTATGAAACAGGAGAAAGTTAAGATGAATCGATGGGTGTTTTTATTTATTGTAATATTCAGTTTTTATTGTACTTCAGTCCCTAAGAATCAAACCTAAAACCAAGGTCAGGCGGCCGACCCTGAAGAGAACGCAAGAAGGATCATTCAATCCGTTTTTGCCGAAGAGGACCCGCCGATTCGCAATGTCCGTTTAAATCCGAAAACTCTGGAGAATATAAACGATATTCTTATGGTGAAAATCCCGGCCTCATTCAGTAAGAATGTGACCACTCATGTGAAGGATAAATATCAGATTTACAGTTATAACGGTCATTGCGGCGGTCAGGATCCTTGTTTGTCGATGTTGATTATGGTTGCGTTGATTCCGGAGAAACTCCATTCGTTTGAAAAATTGGTAAAGGATTCTTATTCGAACGATTTCGGTCAGGGACCGCCGAAGGTAATGGACGGTTGGATGGAATTGGATCAAAGCGGCGCTTCGAAAAAAGTCATTCTTTACGGAGCCGGAAAGTTCATCGGAACCTCGATCGTGGGAATTTATTACAGCCCTAAGCATAAAATGAACGTTCAGGTAAGATCCGTAATCAGTTATGTGGAACCATTCTCGGATGACGATTGGAGAAGAATTCTAACTCACAATCTAATCTTTTATTCCAGCATCGTTTTGTTGTGAGATTCAAATCGTATTTAAGAATATTCTAAAATTCTAAACTAATTTTCGAAAACGAACGTAGAAGGAGTCGTAACCCATCGCCTTCCAAAAGGAAACCGCGTTTTCGTTTTCGGCGATCGCTCTGAGTTCCACACTTTTGAAATCCTGATCTTTCGCCCATGTTTCGCAGGCAAGAACGAGAGGTTTCATGTAGCCGGCTTTTTGTTTTCCTCGTTTGGTGACTGCGAGGTCGATAAAGAGGGTTTTTTGTTCTTCCAGATACGGCTTATCTTCCGTTCTTGCGATTAGAATCGAAACGAGTTCTTCTCCCAAAAAACCGCCGAGCAAAAGAACCTTTCCGGTTCCCCTCAGTTTCAGATAAACGTCCATCATCTTCGTTCCGGCTCGAGGACGAATCTTAAAAACTCCGTCCAACTCGAGAGAATTGAGCATACGAAAGAATTGATTGATGAGTTCGATCGCGGCTTCCCTGTGCTCGGGGAGAAGGTTGGCGATTTGAAATTGTCCCGAATTGGTTTTGGCTTTTGGCATTCTTATTTTAAACGGAAGTCGTCCGATTTGAAATTTGCTGTGGAACGATTTCGTAAAAATCTGCGGAGTTCGTAGATTTGCATCCAATTTTTTGCGGATATTTGGATGACGGAGATTGTTCTTGAACAAGATCTTTCTTTCCGTTCGATCGGTTATGGGAGCGGAAGGAAACTTAGGAATCGATCGATTCCTAAGAAAATCATGGTGATTTTTAAGAATGAAATAGCGACTTCGTAAAATCGAAGGATAGCTCGAACACATTAGAGATAGTTGATCTTTATCTCGATCGTTTTTCCGGTTGCGGTAAATTTAAACTTAGCGTCGTCGTATTTTGGCGGCCCCATAAAACCTTTGACGTTGTTCGATACTCCGACTCCTTCTTTCGGCATACCGACCAAATTCGTATCAAGCTCGTTATTTGTGTTTTCATCGTGAGCGACTGCGACCGCGTATTCTCCCGGAGGCAATGAAAATACGATCGTTGTAGCGCCATTGTTGATTTTGACTCGTTCGCTTCGCAACGCTTTGGAATGTTTTTTAGGGAACCCTTCGCTTTGATCGTAGACGCTGATCAAAACTTGACCTTGATTGTTGTGAAGCCCGGTGATTTGTACGGTTAGTGGAGCGGCGCCGGCGGGCGTTTGTGCGAGAATCGGCCGTGTTTGAAAGTGGAATGTCGAATAAATAAATAATAAAAATAGAATATTCAAAATCCGTTTTGAATATTTTTGTTTTGAATTTTCGATTATAGGTCCCCCGGTAGAAAGCGTTGAGTTCGTTTTGTGCAATGTCATATTGATTTTATCTTCCTTTGGTTGTTAAGAAGGGAATTCTCGGGAATCGATTTTTTTGTCTGAATCTTATCCTGAAATTTTCTTTCTCTTTTTTTGCG
This window harbors:
- a CDS encoding DUF2141 domain-containing protein; the encoded protein is MTLHKTNSTLSTGGPIIENSKQKYSKRILNILFLLFIYSTFHFQTRPILAQTPAGAAPLTVQITGLHNNQGQVLISVYDQSEGFPKKHSKALRSERVKINNGATTIVFSLPPGEYAVAVAHDENTNNELDTNLVGMPKEGVGVSNNVKGFMGPPKYDDAKFKFTATGKTIEIKINYL
- a CDS encoding transglutaminase family protein, coding for MAEYTVKHVTRYSYQEEVSHCHNLAHMCPVTNRHQDCSDLKLRVLPGPSVSGYRKDYFGNLVYSFSVEDSHQSLEIVSESKVTTHPVDYGDLNHSPKVSEIPVLLKSSHSKEDLEALEYVADSAFVSTGSLFENFALEMLDTQKPLLQAVSDYTLKFFNTFEFKSGATTIHTPPAQVLKNKKGVCQDFTHLSIAALRSLGIPCRYVSGYIETFPPPGQKKLQGSDASHAWFSVYSPGIGWVDYDPTNGKMLSEEYIFTSVGRDFADVSPLKGILFGGGKHKLKVEVDVIRG
- a CDS encoding DUF2126 domain-containing protein encodes the protein MTIRVALTHETVYRYDRNITLSPHVIRLRPAPHCKTNIVSYSLKVEPENQFLNWQQDPFGNFQARLVFPEKTDRLSVLVDLVADMKVINPFDFFVEAYAENFPFEYEEILKYELAPYLVPSENGKLLDSYVKSLRADGFAKPQRIIDFIVVLNQKLSNDIGYIIRMEPGVQTCEESLQKRTGSCRDSSFLLVQILRRFGLAARFVSGYLIQLKADQKPLEGPKGPEKDFTDLHAWAEVFLPGAGWVGMDPTSGLLTGEGHIPLAATPEPMSAAPIFGYADPAKTEFEFRMEVERIQESPRVTLPYSETRWNDIVRRGKALDHKIKDLGLSLSIGGEPTFISDTDRQSPEWNHEALGEDKFELSKSLMYKLKNEFTSGSFLQFSQGKWYPGEPLPRWSIGCLWRKDGVDLWKDSSLLTDSPQSAEVRSSTEKLDPHKASETLACAICRSLGIDLSYMVPMYEDNLYYLWKEGNLPFEMEKKLSTAFDTLERQRLLKLLDKGFKKEVAFGIPVYYNYVKKEWESSVWHFKREKLFLIPGDSPAGFRIPFSSISDRFREAPYFTSIEKKEALPSRKTLDEKIRKRIDSPSKTFGEKELPIQSTIVVEVRDGILHVFLPPVPSAEVWVELIASVEQAVLASGLKVRIEGYESGMDERIGQFKITPDPGVIEVNLHPSTSFAELENKTRILYEKAIETKLSTEKFQIDGRASGTGGGNHITLGALVAEESPFLKRPDLLRSFATYWQHHPSLSYLFSGLFIGTTSQSPRMDEGREESLYEFEIACSQVDHLESVPPWLVDRLFRNLLVDITGNTHRSEISIDKLYSPAGSTGRLGLVEFRAFEMPPHYKMSVLQQMFVLSLLCRFWEEPYRHPPIRRGTELHDKYLLPFYVWEDFKDVLKDLNSNGYPFYEEDFIPFFEFRFPEYGHVLKDQIRLELRMALEPWDVLGEEANSFGTSRAVDSALERIQVKVEGWTQGRYVLSCNGYEVPLRSTGKNGEAVAGVRYKAWSPVFTLHPNLPITNPLVFDLWDSWSGRSIGGCKYYVSHPGGRSYDTFPVNSFEAESRRINRFIDQGHTAGSTTAPKSLSHPHSPFTLDLRLAPGPGWKKKSP
- a CDS encoding GNAT family N-acetyltransferase — its product is MPKAKTNSGQFQIANLLPEHREAAIELINQFFRMLNSLELDGVFKIRPRAGTKMMDVYLKLRGTGKVLLLGGFLGEELVSILIARTEDKPYLEEQKTLFIDLAVTKRGKQKAGYMKPLVLACETWAKDQDFKSVELRAIAENENAVSFWKAMGYDSFYVRFRKLV
- a CDS encoding circularly permuted type 2 ATP-grasp protein, which translates into the protein MVQNFMVNPSNARLNLREGYSPIPSVYDELYDGEGKLRPKYEFLINSLESLSEEELNRRKRDSLRILQENGVTYNVYEEPGAVERLWSLDLFPVLMESKEWEEVERGLIQRAELLDAIFKDVYGPRKLLYDKKIPPEILFSSLDFLRQCNGFGHSTINELCFMASDLARQEDGSFVVIGDRIQAPSGSGYSLENRIVLSRIFPSIYRDSQVHRVALYFRSLRKALQSQSKIQDREPVIVLLTPGAGNETYFEHAYLAGYLGFTLAQAEDLTVRNNFVFIKTVEGLQQVDVIFRRVVDSYMDPLELKGDSLLGVPGILNVIREGNVRVANPVGSGFLENRAIHPFLSSLCRYYLSEDLILPNVRTLWMGNPESMKEVFDRPDRFVFKRAVRDPLEPGVFLSSLPKNEIEEIRKKTILHPERYVAQEIVNGSTCPVLSGGRLIQGRSVFRAFTTLSENGYMTMPGGLVRVTENVEDLIVTNQTGAISKDLWVLASEEKKDLTLLPGKTERMQIKRSGASIPSRVADNMFWMGRYAERSENQARLLREVILKMIHMEESYEKEQVQLLLQTVTHVTATYPGFLQLNLDDPLRGAKEQMFAQVFSHDVAGSIQSDLNSFVRSSKSVRDRLSEDMRYILSTIETENTGKLQSYDEVLEYLILLITRLASLSGLGIESMSRETGWYFMNMGKRIERASYTIRLVTSVLNLSTLYNKSMFEVLLNINDIKITYRRRYRYRIEAESVLDILLFDETNPRSLAYQLRKMSDYVSYLPHSEKEEATAEERIVSEVRNRFIQEDAKRLFEYVNPSLSIVRWLNDINYQIASLSESIGSRYFRYVEEQIQLGDYNG